The following coding sequences lie in one Mycobacterium gordonae genomic window:
- a CDS encoding alanine and proline-rich secreted protein Apa, whose product MYQVDPNPSRRKGLLASLAIAAATVVTIALPATSSADPEPAPSPTPTVAPPASPTTASPAPAAGAPAATPSPTATPSPGASPTPAAQPADPNAVPPPADPNAPPPDPNAVEAGRVTNAVGGFSFIVPPGWVESDASHLDYGSALLSKAAGEAPMPGQPQPVANDTRIVLGRLDQKLYASAEATNPKAAVRLGSDMGEFFMPYPGTRVNQETVPLNANGVSGSASYYEVKFSDTSKPNGQIWTGVVGTPAGATPTAGPPQRWFVVWLGTSNNPVDKNAAKALAESIRPWSAPAAPPSEAVPGAPAPAPAPAEPGAPAPAPAQAPAAGTPSSTQPRSSQPA is encoded by the coding sequence TATTGGCGTCGCTGGCCATTGCGGCGGCGACCGTCGTCACCATTGCGTTGCCGGCAACTTCCAGCGCCGACCCCGAGCCGGCGCCCTCTCCGACTCCTACGGTCGCACCGCCTGCATCGCCCACTACGGCGTCCCCAGCGCCGGCTGCGGGCGCTCCTGCGGCCACCCCCAGCCCGACGGCCACCCCGTCGCCGGGAGCCAGCCCGACGCCTGCGGCTCAGCCTGCCGACCCCAACGCCGTACCGCCGCCGGCCGACCCCAACGCGCCGCCGCCGGACCCGAATGCAGTGGAAGCCGGACGGGTGACCAATGCCGTCGGCGGATTCAGCTTCATCGTGCCGCCCGGCTGGGTCGAGTCCGACGCATCCCACCTGGACTACGGTTCGGCGCTGCTGAGCAAGGCCGCCGGTGAGGCTCCGATGCCCGGACAGCCGCAGCCGGTTGCCAACGACACGCGCATCGTGCTGGGCCGGCTGGATCAGAAGCTCTACGCCAGCGCCGAGGCCACCAACCCCAAGGCCGCGGTCCGGCTGGGGTCGGACATGGGCGAGTTCTTCATGCCCTACCCGGGCACCAGGGTCAACCAGGAGACCGTCCCGCTCAACGCCAACGGCGTTTCGGGCAGCGCGTCCTACTACGAAGTGAAGTTCAGCGACACCAGCAAGCCCAACGGCCAGATCTGGACCGGCGTGGTCGGCACCCCAGCGGGGGCGACGCCCACTGCCGGGCCTCCGCAGCGCTGGTTCGTGGTGTGGTTGGGCACGTCGAACAACCCGGTGGACAAGAATGCGGCCAAGGCGCTGGCCGAGTCGATCCGGCCTTGGAGTGCTCCAGCCGCTCCGCCTTCGGAAGCTGTGCCTGGTGCTCCGGCTCCCGCCCCGGCTCCTGCCGAACCCGGCGCTCCGGCTCCCGCGCCCGCCCAGGCGCCGGCGGCTGGGACTCCGTCATCGACACAGCCGCGCAGCAGCCAGCCGGCCTGA
- a CDS encoding GlsB/YeaQ/YmgE family stress response membrane protein — translation MNVSAAARFLAFAPPTAVSWLAYIIIGGFAGWIAGKIVKGGGAGILLNIVIGVVGGFIGGMLLSWLHVDVEHGRKWFTFFVSLLGAVILLWVVGLVRRR, via the coding sequence ATGAATGTCAGTGCAGCTGCCCGATTCTTGGCCTTCGCGCCACCGACGGCGGTGAGTTGGCTCGCGTACATCATCATCGGCGGCTTTGCCGGTTGGATTGCGGGCAAGATCGTGAAAGGCGGCGGCGCCGGCATCCTGCTGAACATCGTCATTGGCGTCGTCGGCGGTTTCATCGGCGGGATGTTGTTGAGCTGGTTGCATGTTGACGTCGAACACGGGCGCAAGTGGTTCACATTCTTCGTCTCGCTGCTGGGGGCAGTAATCCTGTTGTGGGTTGTGGGTTTGGTGCGTCGTCGTTAG
- a CDS encoding GlsB/YeaQ/YmgE family stress response membrane protein, producing MVLHIIGMIVLGLIVGLIARLIVPGRQPMGWIATALLGIVGAYVGGTLGSVVFPPHQFTITPPINHSFLGALVGAVLLLLIYKFATSRTRTL from the coding sequence ATGGTCCTGCACATCATCGGAATGATCGTTCTTGGCCTGATTGTCGGGCTGATTGCGCGACTCATCGTGCCGGGCAGGCAGCCGATGGGCTGGATTGCCACCGCGTTGCTCGGCATCGTGGGCGCCTACGTCGGCGGCACCCTGGGCAGCGTCGTCTTCCCCCCACACCAGTTCACCATCACTCCGCCCATCAACCATTCGTTCCTCGGGGCGCTGGTCGGTGCGGTGCTGCTGCTGCTGATCTACAAGTTCGCCACGTCGCGCACCCGGACTCTGTAG
- a CDS encoding zinc-binding alcohol dehydrogenase family protein, with amino-acid sequence MAARPTSTTMTAWQVRQPGPMHTGPLECVTTAVPRPGPADLLVAVSACGVCRTDLHVTEGDLPVHRDRVTPGHEVVGEVVEVGADAGGEFRVGDRVGIAWLRRTCGVCKYCRRGDENLCPQSRYTGWDADGGYAEFATVPAAFAHPLPSGYSDSELAPLLCAGIIGYRSLLRAELPAGGRLGLYGFGGSAHITAQVALAQGAEVHVMTRGARARELALELGAASAQGAADPPPVPLDAAILFAPVGDLVLPALAGLDRGGTLAVAGIHLSDIPPLNYQRHLFQERQVRSVTSNTRADARAFLEFAGRHHIEVTTPEYSLAEADRALTALSSGEIAGAAVLLV; translated from the coding sequence ATGGCCGCCCGACCGACCAGCACCACCATGACCGCGTGGCAGGTGCGTCAGCCTGGGCCGATGCACACCGGGCCGCTGGAATGCGTCACTACCGCAGTCCCGCGGCCAGGGCCGGCGGACCTGCTGGTCGCAGTGTCGGCCTGCGGGGTCTGCCGCACCGACTTGCACGTCACCGAAGGCGACCTGCCTGTCCACCGGGACCGGGTCACTCCCGGACACGAGGTGGTCGGGGAGGTTGTCGAGGTCGGAGCCGATGCCGGTGGCGAATTCCGCGTCGGGGACCGGGTGGGCATCGCTTGGCTGCGCCGCACCTGCGGGGTATGCAAGTACTGCCGCCGGGGCGACGAGAACCTGTGTCCGCAGTCCCGCTACACCGGGTGGGATGCCGACGGCGGTTACGCCGAATTCGCAACGGTGCCGGCCGCCTTCGCGCATCCCCTGCCGAGCGGCTACAGCGACAGCGAACTGGCGCCGCTGCTGTGCGCCGGAATCATCGGCTACCGGTCGCTGTTACGCGCTGAGCTACCCGCCGGCGGTCGGTTGGGTCTGTACGGATTCGGCGGCAGCGCCCACATCACCGCGCAGGTCGCGTTGGCCCAGGGCGCGGAGGTCCACGTGATGACCCGCGGCGCCCGGGCTCGTGAGCTGGCGCTCGAGTTGGGGGCGGCGTCTGCGCAGGGAGCCGCGGATCCGCCTCCAGTGCCGCTGGACGCGGCGATCCTGTTCGCTCCGGTCGGTGACCTGGTCCTGCCCGCGTTGGCGGGCCTCGACCGGGGCGGCACGCTGGCAGTGGCGGGGATTCACCTGAGCGACATTCCGCCGCTGAACTATCAGCGGCACCTATTCCAGGAGCGCCAGGTCCGGTCGGTCACCTCCAACACTCGGGCCGACGCCCGTGCATTCCTGGAGTTCGCCGGCCGCCACCACATCGAGGTGACTACGCCGGAATACTCTTTGGCCGAGGCCGATCGCGCGTTGACCGCCCTAAGTTCGGGCGAAATCGCGGGCGCCGCCGTGCTCCTGGTCTAG
- a CDS encoding CPBP family intramembrane glutamic endopeptidase, whose product MRDQTSAVDRVRVHLDIAVVVAVLVLTNLVAHFTTAWASIATVPLAAVGLVVLVRWRGLDWAELGLGREHWRSGMGYALAAVALVVSVIAVGVALPVTRPMFLNNHYATISGALIASMVIIPLQTVIPEELVFRGVLHGALHRAWGFRGVALAGSLLFGLWHIATSLGLTSNNVGFTHLFGGGVFGMLAGVTMAVLATGAAGFVFSWLRRRSGSLIAPIALHWSLNGVGALAAAVVWHLST is encoded by the coding sequence ATGCGCGACCAAACCTCCGCCGTGGACCGGGTCCGCGTGCATCTCGACATCGCTGTGGTCGTCGCGGTCCTGGTGCTGACCAATCTGGTTGCGCACTTCACCACGGCGTGGGCGAGCATCGCGACGGTCCCGCTGGCCGCGGTCGGCCTCGTGGTGCTGGTCCGGTGGCGCGGTCTGGACTGGGCCGAACTCGGACTCGGCCGCGAGCACTGGCGATCCGGCATGGGCTACGCGTTGGCCGCCGTGGCGCTGGTCGTGTCGGTGATCGCGGTCGGCGTGGCGCTGCCCGTCACGCGCCCGATGTTTCTGAACAACCACTACGCCACCATTTCCGGGGCGCTGATCGCGTCGATGGTGATCATCCCGCTGCAGACCGTCATTCCCGAGGAACTTGTTTTCCGCGGCGTGCTGCACGGCGCCCTGCACCGGGCCTGGGGTTTCCGGGGAGTCGCTCTGGCCGGGTCACTGCTGTTCGGACTGTGGCACATCGCGACATCACTGGGCCTGACCAGCAACAACGTCGGCTTCACCCACCTGTTCGGCGGCGGCGTCTTCGGCATGCTGGCCGGTGTGACGATGGCCGTGCTCGCTACCGGTGCGGCCGGGTTCGTGTTCAGTTGGCTGCGCCGACGCAGCGGTAGCCTGATCGCGCCGATAGCGCTGCACTGGTCGCTGAACGGCGTCGGCGCCTTGGCGGCCGCCGTGGTCTGGCATCTGTCGACCTAG
- a CDS encoding MOSC domain-containing protein, with translation MSMVLSVNVAQARPNPDPRALSATTGIYKVPTGEAVMVQTPGNTGSGLAGDAIGNPKFHGGDDQAVYVYAREDLDDWEAQLNRTLTGGIFGENLTTKGIDVTGALIGERWSIGADGLLLEVSACRTPCRTFSAMLQERGWIKTFTKAGNPGAYLRVLSPGTVRAGDAITVEHRPDHDVTVGLVFRARMTEPELLPRLAVAAALSAEIKAEVAQRARR, from the coding sequence ATGTCGATGGTGCTCTCGGTCAACGTCGCTCAGGCGCGACCGAACCCCGATCCTCGCGCGCTGTCCGCAACGACCGGCATCTACAAGGTCCCCACCGGCGAAGCCGTGATGGTTCAGACCCCGGGCAATACGGGCAGCGGCCTGGCCGGTGACGCCATCGGCAACCCCAAGTTTCACGGCGGCGACGACCAGGCCGTCTACGTCTACGCGCGAGAAGACCTTGACGACTGGGAAGCCCAGCTGAACCGCACCCTCACTGGCGGCATCTTCGGCGAGAACCTGACCACCAAGGGCATCGACGTCACGGGGGCGCTGATCGGTGAACGATGGAGCATCGGGGCCGACGGCCTGCTGCTCGAGGTTTCCGCGTGCCGGACGCCGTGCCGCACGTTCTCGGCAATGCTCCAAGAACGCGGCTGGATCAAGACGTTCACCAAGGCCGGCAATCCCGGCGCGTACCTGCGGGTGCTCTCCCCCGGAACCGTCCGTGCCGGCGACGCCATCACCGTCGAGCATCGGCCCGACCATGACGTGACGGTCGGACTGGTCTTCCGGGCCCGCATGACCGAACCGGAGCTGTTGCCCCGGCTGGCGGTGGCGGCTGCGCTGTCAGCGGAAATCAAAGCTGAGGTTGCGCAACGGGCCCGCAGGTAG
- a CDS encoding MMPL/RND family transporter, which translates to MRQQSTGRTWARIDVFSVLGRFVVRAPWLMIATWLAAVAVLAVAFPPLAKVVECKPLQPLPPQAMAAAEQMAKDFGESAQNALVVVLTDNRGLQPGDEAVYRKLADALRRETHDVAGVQDFATTPALRPLMVSSDNKAVYMVVMLRPAVGSQESTAAYQRISEIAKRVTAGSSLTAGVTGQAAMVADLSIVIKHDMHLIEIATALLVLIILAVIYRRPVTMVVPLITIGASVVAAQGTVSALAQAGLGVSALTVVLMTAMVVGAGTDYAVFLISRYHESLRAGIDSDRAVREALSSIGKVIAGSAATVVITFLCMMFTRLPAFTTVGPALAISITIAFLAAITLLPAILVLAGRRGWVSPRQGSAGRIWRRSAVNIVRRPKSHLMISLALLIALAGCAAFLHPSYNDRLQLPSSAASNVGFTTMAAHFATSALLPQYIYLRSPHDLRTPQALSDLDQMAQRVSQLPNIVAVRGITRPNGQPLDQTKLSSQAGAVGGKLSDASTQIGARTNDLDTLANGADQLAAALAQVRDQIHDASGPMAQLTATMRQVRQKLAGAADQLDNLRALADGPASEFANGIAASENSMLDALSKNPACISDPACQSRVAQLVAARSNGTLSATPGLQDLQAVVKSLTALLATVGNGLRAAAPDNAGALLKIADLQRVADQLADGSRRLAQGVRALVDQTKQMGLGLTQAADVLLSMKRDASSNSMGGMYIPLQVLNSDDFRNAAKLFISPDGHSVRYVVETKFDPFSTAAMDQVSSILETARGAQPNTSLSDASISVLGTTAIYSAVRSYYNQDLRLIVIITLLVVLVILILLLRAIVAPLYLIASVAISYLSALGVGVLFFQLILHQAISFNVPATAFIVLVAVGADYNLLLVTRIREESTSGIRTGIVRAVGLTGGVITSAGVIFAASMFGLLFGSVSTMIQTGFIIGMGLLIDTFVVRTITVPALAALIGRANWWPSKDVRTEANSRPSGTTFDNEGAIAR; encoded by the coding sequence ATGCGCCAGCAATCCACCGGACGGACCTGGGCGCGCATCGACGTGTTCTCGGTCTTGGGTCGATTTGTCGTGCGCGCGCCGTGGCTGATGATCGCCACCTGGTTGGCCGCAGTTGCTGTGCTGGCCGTGGCCTTCCCCCCGTTGGCCAAAGTGGTGGAGTGCAAACCGCTTCAACCGCTCCCGCCCCAAGCCATGGCGGCGGCCGAGCAGATGGCCAAGGATTTCGGCGAATCGGCCCAGAACGCGCTGGTCGTGGTTCTCACCGATAACCGGGGTCTGCAACCCGGCGATGAGGCGGTCTACCGCAAGCTGGCCGACGCGTTACGCCGCGAGACCCACGATGTAGCCGGCGTGCAGGACTTCGCGACCACACCCGCACTACGGCCACTGATGGTTAGCTCCGACAACAAAGCCGTCTATATGGTGGTGATGCTGCGTCCCGCCGTCGGCTCGCAGGAGTCCACCGCGGCCTACCAACGGATCAGCGAAATCGCCAAACGTGTCACGGCGGGCTCTTCGCTCACAGCCGGGGTGACCGGGCAGGCCGCCATGGTCGCAGACCTGTCGATCGTCATCAAGCACGACATGCACCTGATCGAGATTGCTACCGCCCTGTTGGTGCTGATCATCCTGGCGGTGATCTACCGGCGGCCGGTGACCATGGTGGTGCCGTTGATCACCATCGGGGCATCGGTGGTGGCGGCGCAGGGCACCGTGTCCGCGCTGGCCCAGGCCGGGTTAGGGGTATCCGCGCTGACGGTGGTGTTGATGACGGCGATGGTCGTCGGCGCCGGCACAGACTATGCAGTCTTCCTGATCAGCCGCTACCACGAATCGCTGCGGGCGGGCATCGATTCCGACCGGGCGGTGCGCGAGGCATTGAGCTCGATCGGCAAGGTCATCGCGGGCTCGGCTGCCACCGTTGTCATCACCTTCCTGTGCATGATGTTCACCCGGCTGCCCGCGTTCACGACTGTTGGTCCCGCGCTTGCGATTTCGATCACGATTGCGTTTCTTGCGGCCATCACGCTGCTGCCTGCCATCCTGGTGCTCGCCGGGCGGCGTGGATGGGTGAGCCCACGACAGGGCTCCGCTGGCCGGATATGGCGGCGGTCCGCGGTCAATATCGTCCGTCGGCCCAAGTCCCATCTGATGATCAGTCTGGCCCTGCTGATCGCGCTGGCCGGCTGCGCGGCCTTCCTGCACCCCTCTTATAACGATCGCCTGCAATTGCCGTCGTCGGCGGCAAGTAACGTCGGCTTCACCACGATGGCTGCTCACTTTGCTACGAGTGCGCTTTTGCCGCAGTACATTTACCTGCGCTCACCCCACGATCTACGGACTCCGCAAGCCTTGAGCGACTTGGACCAGATGGCGCAACGCGTTTCCCAGTTGCCCAATATCGTTGCGGTCCGAGGCATTACGCGGCCGAACGGCCAACCGCTCGACCAAACCAAGCTCAGCTCCCAGGCCGGAGCGGTCGGCGGAAAGCTTTCAGACGCCTCGACGCAGATCGGCGCAAGAACCAACGACCTCGACACGCTGGCCAACGGGGCCGACCAACTGGCTGCCGCCCTTGCCCAGGTTCGCGACCAAATCCACGATGCCAGTGGGCCGATGGCTCAGCTCACCGCGACCATGAGGCAGGTGCGGCAAAAACTTGCCGGAGCCGCCGATCAATTGGACAACCTCCGTGCACTTGCGGATGGTCCTGCTTCGGAGTTCGCCAATGGCATAGCGGCATCAGAGAACTCGATGCTCGATGCGTTGAGCAAGAATCCGGCGTGCATCTCGGATCCCGCGTGCCAGTCCCGGGTTGCGCAGCTGGTCGCGGCGCGAAGCAACGGGACGTTGAGTGCTACCCCGGGGCTACAAGACCTGCAGGCGGTCGTAAAGAGTTTGACCGCATTGTTGGCGACGGTGGGCAATGGTCTACGGGCAGCGGCCCCCGACAACGCCGGCGCGTTGCTGAAGATCGCGGATCTGCAGCGGGTTGCCGACCAACTGGCCGACGGTAGCCGGCGGCTGGCGCAGGGCGTGCGCGCACTCGTCGATCAGACCAAGCAGATGGGTCTGGGCCTGACCCAGGCGGCCGACGTTCTGCTGTCGATGAAGCGGGACGCCTCGTCAAACTCCATGGGAGGCATGTACATCCCGCTCCAGGTGCTCAACTCGGACGATTTCAGGAACGCCGCGAAGCTGTTCATCTCACCCGACGGGCACTCGGTCCGCTACGTCGTTGAAACGAAGTTCGATCCGTTCAGCACGGCTGCGATGGACCAGGTGTCGTCGATTCTCGAAACGGCGCGCGGCGCCCAACCAAATACCTCGCTGTCGGATGCATCGATATCGGTGCTGGGCACCACCGCGATCTACAGCGCGGTGCGCAGCTATTACAACCAGGATCTTCGACTGATCGTCATCATCACCCTGCTGGTGGTCCTGGTGATTCTCATCCTTCTGCTCCGGGCGATCGTGGCTCCGCTGTATCTCATTGCCTCCGTCGCGATCTCGTACCTGTCGGCTTTGGGCGTGGGAGTGCTCTTCTTCCAGTTGATACTGCACCAAGCCATCTCGTTCAACGTGCCGGCGACGGCATTCATCGTGTTGGTGGCAGTTGGAGCCGACTACAATCTGTTGCTGGTTACGCGAATTCGCGAAGAGTCAACCTCCGGTATCCGCACCGGCATCGTCCGTGCGGTAGGTCTGACCGGCGGGGTGATCACCTCGGCCGGTGTCATCTTCGCCGCCTCGATGTTCGGCCTGTTGTTCGGCAGTGTCTCAACCATGATCCAAACCGGGTTCATCATCGGCATGGGCCTGCTCATAGACACCTTCGTGGTGCGCACCATCACCGTGCCGGCGCTGGCGGCACTGATCGGGCGGGCGAATTGGTGGCCTTCCAAAGATGTTCGGACAGAAGCGAACTCGCGGCCAAGCGGCACGACTTTCGACAATGAGGGAGCCATAGCAAGATGA
- a CDS encoding phosphoketolase family protein produces MSPMSLSDGEFALIDAYWRAANYLSVGQIYLLDNPLLAESLAAEHVKPRLLGHWGTTPGLNLIYAHLNRIIRNRDANVIYITGPGHGGPGLVANAYLEGTYSEVYTGIEEDTDGLRKLFRQFSFPGGIPSHVAAQTPGSIHEGGELGYALVHAYGAAFDNPDLVVACVVGDGEAETGPLATSWHSNKFLNPTVDGAVLPILHLNGYKIANPTVLARIPEAELESLMRGYGYRPITVAGEDPESVHRQLAAALDDAFDDIAAIQRAARSGGSAERPVWPMIVLRTPKGWTGPKVVDGRPVEGTWRSHQVPLAATHDNPEYRAQLEEWLRSYHPEELFDAGGRLRPELKAIAPQGDRRMSANPHANGGLLLHDLDLPDFRDYAVAVERPAAATHEATRVLGVFLRDVIKRNPDRFRLMGPDETASNRLDAVFGATDRVWVSRTEPDDDHLAPDGRVMEVLSEHLCQGWLEGYLLTGRHGLFNCYEAFVHIVDSMLNQHAKWLATTLDLPWRRPIASLNYLLSSHVWRQDHNGASHQDPGFIDLVANKRAELTRVYLPPDGNTLLSVTDHCLRSRNYINVIVAGKQPALSYLSMDEAVLHCTRGLGIWPWASTADGEPDVVLACAGDIPTLETLAAADILRREVPDLAVRVVNVVDLMRLQPDTEHPHGLPDKEFDALFTTDRPVIFAYHGYPWLIHRLTYRRAGHHHLHVRGFKERGTTTTPFDMVMLNDLDRFHLVMDVIDRVDGLASSAAGLRQRMVDARLSARQYTRQHGADDPQISGWTWSD; encoded by the coding sequence ATGAGCCCTATGAGTCTTTCCGACGGCGAGTTCGCCCTCATCGATGCCTACTGGCGAGCCGCGAACTACCTGTCGGTCGGTCAGATCTATCTGCTGGACAATCCCCTGCTCGCCGAGTCCCTGGCCGCTGAGCACGTCAAGCCCCGGCTGCTCGGCCATTGGGGAACCACGCCGGGGCTCAATCTCATCTACGCCCATCTGAACCGCATCATCCGCAACCGTGACGCCAACGTCATCTACATCACCGGGCCCGGTCATGGCGGGCCCGGACTGGTGGCCAACGCCTACCTCGAAGGCACCTACAGCGAGGTGTACACCGGCATCGAGGAAGACACCGACGGGTTGCGCAAGCTGTTCCGTCAGTTCTCGTTCCCCGGCGGCATTCCCAGCCACGTCGCTGCCCAGACTCCCGGATCCATCCACGAGGGCGGCGAACTCGGATATGCGCTGGTGCACGCGTACGGCGCGGCGTTCGACAACCCCGATCTGGTGGTTGCCTGCGTGGTCGGGGACGGTGAAGCGGAGACCGGGCCGCTGGCCACGAGTTGGCATTCCAACAAATTCTTGAACCCCACCGTCGACGGCGCGGTGCTGCCGATCCTGCACCTCAACGGCTACAAGATCGCCAACCCGACGGTGTTGGCGCGCATCCCGGAGGCCGAACTCGAGTCGCTGATGCGCGGCTACGGCTACCGGCCGATCACGGTGGCCGGGGAAGACCCGGAGAGTGTGCACCGGCAGCTGGCCGCCGCCCTGGACGACGCGTTCGACGACATTGCGGCGATCCAGCGTGCCGCGCGCTCGGGCGGTTCGGCCGAGCGGCCGGTATGGCCGATGATCGTGCTGCGCACCCCCAAAGGCTGGACCGGTCCCAAGGTGGTCGACGGCCGGCCGGTGGAGGGCACCTGGCGTTCGCATCAGGTCCCGCTGGCCGCCACGCATGACAACCCCGAGTATCGCGCGCAGCTGGAAGAGTGGCTGCGCAGTTACCACCCCGAGGAGCTGTTCGACGCCGGCGGCAGGTTGCGGCCTGAGCTGAAAGCCATTGCGCCGCAGGGTGATCGGCGGATGAGTGCGAATCCGCACGCCAACGGCGGGCTGCTGCTGCATGATCTGGACCTGCCGGACTTCCGCGACTACGCGGTGGCGGTGGAGCGGCCGGCGGCCGCGACGCACGAGGCCACCCGGGTGTTGGGGGTGTTTCTGCGTGACGTGATCAAGCGGAACCCGGATCGGTTCCGGCTGATGGGGCCCGACGAGACCGCCTCCAACCGCCTGGATGCGGTGTTCGGGGCCACCGACCGGGTGTGGGTCTCGCGCACCGAGCCTGATGACGATCATCTCGCGCCCGACGGCCGGGTGATGGAGGTGCTGTCTGAGCATCTGTGCCAGGGCTGGCTGGAGGGTTACCTGTTGACCGGCCGGCATGGGCTGTTCAACTGCTACGAGGCATTCGTGCACATCGTCGACTCGATGCTCAATCAGCATGCGAAATGGTTGGCGACCACGCTCGACCTACCGTGGCGTCGGCCGATCGCCTCATTGAATTACCTGCTCAGTTCCCATGTGTGGCGGCAGGACCACAACGGCGCGTCTCACCAAGACCCCGGCTTCATCGACCTGGTCGCCAACAAGCGGGCCGAGCTGACCCGGGTGTACCTGCCGCCGGACGGCAACACGCTGCTGTCGGTGACCGATCACTGCCTGCGCAGTCGCAACTACATCAACGTCATCGTGGCGGGCAAGCAGCCGGCGCTGTCTTATCTGTCCATGGACGAGGCGGTGCTGCACTGCACCCGGGGCCTGGGGATCTGGCCGTGGGCCAGTACCGCCGACGGTGAGCCCGATGTGGTGTTGGCCTGCGCCGGTGACATACCGACGCTGGAGACGCTGGCGGCGGCGGACATCCTGCGCCGCGAGGTGCCCGACCTGGCCGTGCGAGTGGTGAACGTGGTGGACCTGATGCGTCTGCAGCCCGACACCGAACACCCACATGGCCTGCCGGACAAGGAATTCGACGCGTTGTTCACGACGGATAGGCCGGTGATCTTCGCTTATCACGGCTACCCCTGGTTGATCCACCGGCTGACCTATCGCCGCGCTGGCCACCACCACCTGCATGTGCGTGGGTTCAAGGAGCGCGGCACCACCACGACACCTTTCGACATGGTGATGCTCAATGACCTGGACCGCTTCCATTTGGTGATGGATGTGATCGACCGGGTGGACGGTCTGGCCAGCAGCGCGGCCGGCCTGCGCCAGCGGATGGTCGACGCGCGCCTGTCGGCGCGCCAGTACACCCGTCAGCACGGTGCGGACGACCCGCAGATCTCGGGGTGGACCTGGTCCGATTAG
- a CDS encoding SDR family oxidoreductase — protein MTDSRSVGLVRAAKVRGKVIVITGGARGIGLATATALHKLGAKVAIGDIDEATVKESGADLGLEVYGKLDVTDANSFSDFLDQVERQLGPIDVLVNNAGIMPVGRIIDEPDAVTRRILDINVYGVILGSKLAAQRMVPRGQGHVINIASLAGEMHIVGLATYVASKHAVLGFTDSARLEYRSAGVHFSSVLPTFVNTELVAGTPGMKGFRNAEPAEIADAIVSLVAQPKPRVRITRIAGAMVTSQKFWPRRAAEALNRLIGGDHVFTDQIDVEKRRAYEARARGEE, from the coding sequence ATGACAGATTCGAGATCGGTCGGGTTGGTGCGTGCGGCAAAGGTTCGCGGCAAAGTCATTGTGATCACCGGCGGAGCGCGGGGCATCGGATTGGCGACGGCGACCGCGCTGCACAAGTTGGGCGCCAAAGTCGCCATCGGTGACATCGACGAAGCGACGGTCAAAGAATCGGGTGCCGACCTCGGTCTCGAGGTGTACGGCAAACTCGATGTGACGGATGCGAATTCGTTCTCCGATTTCCTGGATCAGGTCGAACGTCAGCTCGGACCCATCGACGTGCTGGTCAACAATGCCGGCATCATGCCGGTGGGGCGGATCATCGATGAGCCCGACGCAGTGACCCGGCGCATCCTCGACATCAACGTCTACGGCGTCATTCTGGGCAGCAAGCTGGCGGCTCAGCGCATGGTTCCGCGCGGCCAGGGTCACGTCATCAACATCGCCTCGCTGGCCGGGGAGATGCACATCGTCGGGCTGGCCACCTACGTTGCCAGCAAGCACGCGGTGCTCGGGTTCACCGACTCGGCGCGGCTGGAGTACCGCTCGGCCGGCGTGCATTTCTCGTCGGTGCTGCCGACCTTCGTCAATACCGAGCTCGTGGCGGGCACCCCCGGGATGAAGGGCTTCCGCAACGCGGAGCCGGCCGAGATCGCCGATGCGATCGTCTCGTTGGTGGCCCAGCCCAAGCCGCGGGTGCGGATCACGAGAATCGCCGGTGCCATGGTGACGTCGCAGAAGTTCTGGCCACGCCGCGCCGCAGAAGCGCTGAACCGCTTGATCGGCGGCGACCACGTCTTCACCGACCAGATCGACGTCGAGAAGCGGCGCGCCTACGAGGCCCGCGCCCGCGGCGAGGAGTGA
- a CDS encoding GNAT family N-acetyltransferase, whose amino-acid sequence MTEVRDAVPADALQVAGVHVRSWRSAYRGLIAQDYLDSLTPELWAHNYDFGRVGLRVPTTLVAVAGETVRGFASLGLCRDDDLADHGELMAIYVDPTYLNTGTGCLLIGAARERLAARGFADAALWALRGNDRARRFYERDGWLLDGTRRTRVYGGRPVQEVRYRRRLGWLR is encoded by the coding sequence ATGACGGAGGTGCGCGACGCCGTGCCGGCCGACGCTCTCCAGGTGGCCGGGGTACACGTGCGATCGTGGCGGTCGGCCTACCGGGGCCTGATTGCCCAGGACTATCTGGACAGCCTGACGCCCGAGTTGTGGGCGCATAACTACGACTTCGGACGGGTGGGCCTGCGGGTGCCCACCACCCTGGTCGCCGTCGCCGGCGAAACCGTGCGTGGATTTGCCAGCCTGGGGTTGTGCCGGGACGACGATCTGGCGGATCACGGCGAGCTGATGGCGATCTATGTCGACCCGACCTATTTGAACACCGGTACCGGATGTTTGCTGATCGGTGCCGCCCGGGAGCGGTTGGCTGCCCGCGGCTTCGCCGACGCAGCCCTGTGGGCGTTGCGAGGCAACGACCGGGCGCGCCGGTTCTACGAGCGTGACGGTTGGCTCCTGGACGGGACACGACGCACCCGCGTCTACGGCGGCAGGCCGGTGCAGGAGGTGCGGTATCGCCGCAGGCTGGGTTGGCTACGGTGA